A window from Thiomonas sp. FB-Cd encodes these proteins:
- a CDS encoding crotonase/enoyl-CoA hydratase family protein, producing MFKDFQPAGGVFATLDLLRVERRGALLHVRLNRPAKRNSVSDALLAQLHTVFVNVPSDVRVAVISGEGGHFCAGLDLSEVSERNVVEGMQHSRSWHAAFDAIQFGPVPVVSVLHGAVVGGGLELAAATHLRIAERSAFYALPEGQRGIFVGGGGSVRIPRLIGVSRMTDMMLTGRVFDAEEGQSCGLSNYLVDEGAGLAKAVELAERIAGNAPLSNYAVTQALPRIAELPPTEGLFMESLISSIAQGDEGAKERVRAFLDKRAAKVGKAQ from the coding sequence ATGTTCAAAGACTTTCAACCCGCAGGTGGCGTGTTCGCCACCCTTGACCTGCTACGGGTGGAGCGCCGCGGGGCGCTTTTGCACGTACGGCTGAACCGCCCGGCCAAGCGCAATTCGGTGAGCGATGCCTTGCTGGCGCAGTTGCACACAGTGTTTGTCAATGTGCCATCGGACGTGCGCGTGGCCGTGATCAGTGGCGAGGGCGGGCATTTCTGCGCAGGGCTTGACCTGTCGGAGGTCAGCGAGCGCAACGTGGTCGAGGGCATGCAGCATTCGCGCTCCTGGCACGCAGCGTTCGACGCCATCCAGTTCGGTCCTGTGCCGGTGGTGTCGGTCCTGCATGGCGCGGTGGTTGGCGGCGGGCTGGAACTGGCCGCGGCCACGCACCTGCGCATCGCCGAGCGTAGCGCCTTCTATGCGCTGCCCGAAGGCCAGCGCGGCATTTTCGTCGGCGGCGGCGGATCGGTGCGCATCCCGCGGCTGATCGGGGTGTCGCGCATGACCGACATGATGCTGACCGGCCGGGTGTTCGACGCAGAGGAAGGGCAGTCCTGCGGCCTGTCCAACTACCTGGTGGACGAAGGCGCGGGGCTGGCCAAGGCCGTGGAACTGGCCGAGCGCATCGCGGGCAATGCGCCGCTGTCGAACTATGCGGTCACGCAGGCGTTGCCGCGCATCGCCGAGCTGCCACCGACCGAAGGACTGTTCATGGAGTCGCTGATCTCGTCCATTGCGCAGGGCGATGAAGGGGCGAAGGAGCGCGTGCGCGCCTTCCTGGACAAGCGCGCGGCCAAGGTGGGGAAAGCACAATGA
- a CDS encoding feruloyl-CoA synthase — MDAMVQASRLGLAPQRVVRVQFDDGSFVLRSPQPLRPYARCIGEWLETWARDTPDAFAFAERAPDGGWRTLTWAQTRERVGRIAQSLLGLKLAPQAPIVVLSDNALDHLLLLLAGMHIGRAVCTVSSAYCRMVKDGNYSKIHGILNTLGAALIYASDAAVYGPALASSGQHAVVVFSHGADSYPGALRFESLAQTAEGPAVMDAFNAITPDTHAKYLLTSGSTGHPKVVINTHRMLCANQQMIAQVWRFLDEEKPVLADWLPWSHTFGANNNLNMVLRNGGFLAIDDGRPLPGQIERSVRNLCEVRPTIHFNVPRGVDMLLPFLEGDDKLAQAFFSRLRGVFYAGAGIPQSTWDRLQALALRIRGEPIWLTTSWGSTETSPAITSAHWWLEKAGNIGLPLPGVEVKFVPNGEKLEMRVRGVNIFPGYRDAPQLTAQAFDAEGYYCIGDAGYLADPEHAEQGIVFDGRVAEDFKLNSGTWVSVGTLRVRLVSALAPWAQDVVITGHDRSEVGLFIFPSAQAAALPPGELRAKVAAVLRCLEEQGGGSSQTPTRALVLDEPPNSAAGEITDKGYINQGAVLRARSALVDALYADCPETIFPE; from the coding sequence ATGGACGCGATGGTCCAAGCCAGCCGCCTGGGGCTGGCGCCGCAGCGCGTGGTGCGGGTGCAATTCGATGACGGTAGCTTCGTGTTGCGCTCGCCCCAACCGCTGCGGCCCTATGCGCGCTGCATCGGCGAATGGCTCGAAACATGGGCGCGCGACACGCCAGACGCGTTTGCGTTCGCTGAACGCGCACCGGACGGCGGCTGGCGCACCCTGACCTGGGCGCAGACGCGCGAGCGGGTGGGGCGCATCGCGCAGAGCCTGCTCGGCCTCAAGCTCGCGCCACAGGCACCGATCGTGGTGCTGTCAGACAACGCGCTGGACCACCTGCTCCTGCTGCTGGCCGGCATGCATATCGGCCGCGCGGTGTGCACCGTGTCGAGCGCCTACTGCCGCATGGTCAAGGACGGCAACTACTCCAAGATTCACGGCATCCTCAACACCCTGGGGGCAGCGCTGATCTATGCCTCCGACGCCGCGGTCTACGGCCCGGCCCTCGCCAGTTCCGGGCAGCATGCCGTGGTGGTGTTCAGCCACGGGGCGGATTCCTACCCCGGCGCGCTGCGTTTTGAAAGCCTCGCGCAGACGGCAGAGGGTCCGGCTGTGATGGACGCGTTCAACGCGATCACCCCCGACACCCACGCCAAGTACCTGCTGACCTCCGGCTCCACGGGCCATCCCAAGGTGGTGATCAACACCCATCGCATGCTCTGCGCCAACCAGCAGATGATCGCGCAGGTGTGGCGCTTCCTCGACGAGGAGAAGCCGGTGCTGGCTGACTGGTTGCCGTGGAGCCACACCTTTGGCGCGAACAACAATCTGAACATGGTGCTGCGCAACGGCGGGTTCCTCGCGATCGATGACGGGCGTCCGCTGCCGGGGCAGATCGAGCGCTCGGTGCGCAACCTCTGCGAGGTGCGCCCGACCATCCACTTCAACGTGCCGCGCGGGGTGGACATGTTGCTGCCCTTCCTGGAGGGCGACGACAAGCTGGCGCAAGCCTTTTTCTCGCGGCTGCGCGGCGTGTTTTATGCCGGTGCGGGCATCCCGCAATCCACCTGGGACCGGTTACAGGCACTGGCCCTGCGCATTCGCGGCGAGCCCATCTGGCTCACCACCTCCTGGGGCTCCACCGAGACGTCGCCGGCCATCACCAGCGCGCACTGGTGGCTGGAGAAGGCCGGCAACATCGGCCTGCCCCTGCCGGGGGTGGAAGTGAAGTTCGTGCCCAACGGCGAAAAGCTGGAAATGCGCGTGCGCGGCGTCAACATCTTTCCCGGCTACCGCGATGCGCCGCAGCTCACCGCCCAGGCCTTCGACGCCGAGGGCTACTACTGCATCGGCGACGCGGGCTATCTGGCCGACCCGGAGCATGCCGAGCAGGGCATCGTGTTTGATGGCCGGGTCGCGGAGGATTTCAAGCTCAACTCCGGCACTTGGGTGTCGGTTGGCACCCTTCGGGTGCGGCTGGTGTCGGCGCTGGCGCCCTGGGCGCAGGACGTTGTCATCACCGGCCACGACCGCAGCGAAGTCGGGCTTTTCATTTTCCCGTCGGCGCAGGCCGCGGCGCTGCCACCGGGCGAGTTGCGCGCCAAGGTGGCAGCGGTGTTGCGTTGCCTTGAGGAGCAGGGTGGCGGCTCGTCGCAAACACCCACCCGCGCACTCGTGCTCGACGAGCCGCCCAACAGCGCAGCTGGCGAAATCACCGACAAGGGATACATCAACCAAGGCGCGGTGCTCAGGGCGCGCAGCGCTCTGGTCGATGCGCTCTATGCCGACTGTCCCGAAACCATCTTTCCGGAATGA
- a CDS encoding TetR/AcrR family transcriptional regulator — MPATTTTRQRPPPRSSKDTARRDTLTPQRWIEAATEVLVDRGIDNVRVDVLATELSVTRGSFYWHFRDREDLLRQVLQSWRGSATEQLTARLQRTSGDPKAQLRDVLSLPFRGRAAVRAARIELALRAWARHDVIARQAVDEADASRIDFISHLIESIGFAQPEARQRAFLLYSYLIAESQLGPVGTVAERAARRRFVECLLQEPLTPAASQPT; from the coding sequence ATGCCAGCCACCACCACAACCCGCCAGCGTCCCCCTCCGCGCTCCAGCAAGGACACGGCTCGCCGCGACACGCTGACGCCCCAGCGATGGATCGAGGCGGCCACCGAGGTGTTGGTCGATCGCGGTATCGACAACGTGCGTGTGGATGTTCTGGCCACCGAACTGTCGGTGACACGCGGCAGTTTCTACTGGCATTTCCGCGACCGGGAGGACCTGCTGCGTCAGGTTCTGCAAAGCTGGCGCGGCAGTGCGACCGAGCAACTCACTGCCCGGTTGCAGCGGACGAGCGGCGATCCAAAGGCCCAGTTGCGCGACGTGCTCTCCCTGCCCTTTCGCGGCCGTGCCGCGGTCCGCGCCGCGCGCATCGAACTCGCCCTGCGTGCATGGGCACGGCACGATGTGATTGCCCGCCAGGCGGTGGATGAGGCGGATGCCAGCCGCATCGACTTCATCAGCCACTTGATCGAGTCGATCGGTTTCGCGCAACCCGAGGCGCGGCAGCGCGCCTTCCTGCTCTACAGCTACCTCATCGCCGAGTCACAGCTTGGCCCGGTGGGTACCGTTGCCGAGCGGGCAGCACGGCGACGCTTTGTCGAATGCCTGCTGCAGGAGCCGCTCACGCCGGCTGCCAGTCAGCCCACGTAG
- the maiA gene encoding maleylacetoacetate isomerase, with the protein MQLYSFFNSSTSYRVRIALELKGLAFEVLPVNLRGREQRSAAYMALNPSAGVPLLRDDDGFELTQSLAIIDYLDQTHPQPQLIPAEATIRARVLEFAHGIACDIHPINNLRVLRYLQEELGADETARNRWYAHWIAEGLRAAEAQLVRHGRGPYCFGDAPTLADICLVPQIANAERMKCDLEPYPTLRAVAAHCSMHKAFQAAAPVRQPDYVG; encoded by the coding sequence TTGCAGCTCTACAGCTTTTTCAACAGCTCGACCTCCTACCGGGTCCGCATTGCCCTGGAGCTCAAGGGCCTGGCCTTCGAGGTGCTGCCGGTCAACCTGCGCGGGCGCGAACAGCGCAGCGCGGCCTACATGGCGCTCAATCCATCCGCCGGTGTGCCGCTGCTGCGCGACGATGATGGCTTCGAGCTGACCCAGTCGCTGGCCATCATCGACTATCTGGACCAGACCCATCCGCAGCCGCAGCTGATCCCGGCTGAGGCGACGATCCGTGCCCGCGTGCTGGAATTCGCCCATGGCATCGCCTGCGACATCCACCCCATCAACAACCTGCGGGTGTTGCGCTATCTGCAGGAGGAGCTGGGTGCGGACGAGACGGCCAGGAACCGCTGGTATGCGCACTGGATCGCCGAGGGCCTGCGCGCAGCCGAGGCGCAACTTGTACGTCATGGCCGAGGCCCATACTGCTTCGGTGACGCCCCGACCCTGGCAGACATTTGTCTGGTGCCGCAGATCGCCAACGCCGAGCGCATGAAGTGCGATCTGGAACCCTACCCGACGTTGCGCGCAGTGGCGGCGCACTGCAGCATGCATAAGGCCTTCCAAGCCGCTGCGCCAGTGCGGCAGCCCGACTACGTGGGCTGA
- a CDS encoding fumarylacetoacetate hydrolase family protein, translating into MDFVFAPPPPVGVPVVGRDAQFPVHRVYCVGRNYAAHAREMGFDPDREPPFFFCKPADAVVPVAEGQTLDSPYPAMTQNLHHEIELVAAIGKGGRDIPEDKALEHVFGYAVGLDMTRRDLQLDMRKAGRPWEIGKAYDASAPMGPIHPAAGNMGALAQARIDLTVNGETRQDSSIAQLIWSVPETIAYLSRYFELQPGDLIFTGTPEGVGAVVPGDLMEGRIDALGSLKVRITAKE; encoded by the coding sequence ATGGATTTTGTCTTTGCCCCGCCGCCGCCGGTCGGCGTGCCTGTCGTTGGCCGTGATGCGCAATTCCCGGTACACCGCGTGTATTGCGTTGGGCGCAACTACGCCGCGCACGCCCGCGAGATGGGCTTCGACCCCGACCGCGAGCCGCCGTTCTTCTTCTGCAAGCCGGCCGACGCGGTGGTGCCGGTTGCGGAGGGGCAGACGCTCGATTCACCGTATCCGGCAATGACCCAGAACCTGCATCACGAGATCGAACTGGTTGCAGCCATCGGCAAGGGTGGGCGCGACATTCCGGAGGACAAGGCACTGGAGCATGTGTTCGGCTATGCCGTGGGCCTGGACATGACCCGGCGCGACCTGCAGCTTGACATGCGCAAGGCAGGCCGGCCTTGGGAGATTGGCAAGGCTTACGACGCGAGCGCGCCGATGGGGCCGATCCATCCGGCTGCCGGCAACATGGGTGCGCTGGCGCAGGCTCGCATCGACCTCACCGTCAACGGGGAAACCCGGCAGGACAGCAGCATCGCCCAGCTGATCTGGTCGGTGCCGGAAACCATCGCCTATCTGTCGCGCTACTTTGAACTCCAGCCGGGCGACCTGATCTTCACGGGCACGCCCGAGGGCGTTGGTGCTGTGGTGCCGGGCGACCTGATGGAGGGCCGCATCGACGCTCTGGGCAGCCTGAAGGTTCGCATCACGGCGAAGGAGTGA
- a CDS encoding LysR family transcriptional regulator, which translates to MDWTERLRPRQLRLLDVLGQTHNLSHAADRLHTTQPALSKQLKELEDAVGLPLFARHARGLRPTAYGEALLVHARRILAQIDRAGAEMAALRAGSAGRVVLGASGAAVSDTAPRAVLALLARMPQARVRLVEGTMDQLVGQLLQGTLDVVIGRSAPELHEPGLQTETLYSEPLHFVARPGHSLFAGEPNWPAVLACRWIVWPRGTPIREALEAALAAADQQLPENCVESNSLSANLALLADSDMIGTASHRAARRFEQAGALRILPLTLHSAGSVAMMWRQDVGQPRALQNMLNCLREVAAAS; encoded by the coding sequence ATGGACTGGACCGAACGCCTGCGGCCACGGCAACTTCGCCTGCTTGACGTGCTGGGCCAAACCCACAATCTGAGCCACGCGGCCGACCGCCTGCACACCACGCAGCCCGCGCTGTCGAAGCAACTCAAGGAGCTTGAGGACGCTGTGGGTCTGCCGCTTTTCGCCCGCCATGCCCGCGGCCTGCGACCGACCGCCTACGGCGAGGCGTTGCTGGTGCATGCTCGACGCATCCTGGCGCAGATCGACCGGGCCGGCGCCGAGATGGCCGCCCTTCGTGCCGGAAGCGCCGGGCGGGTCGTGCTTGGCGCCTCTGGGGCGGCCGTGTCGGACACCGCACCGCGTGCGGTGCTGGCGCTGCTCGCGCGCATGCCGCAGGCACGCGTGCGGTTGGTGGAAGGCACCATGGACCAACTCGTTGGACAACTGCTGCAAGGCACCCTGGACGTGGTCATCGGCCGCTCAGCGCCCGAGTTGCACGAACCCGGCCTGCAGACCGAGACGCTGTACAGCGAGCCGCTGCACTTTGTCGCAAGGCCCGGCCACTCGCTGTTTGCGGGCGAGCCGAACTGGCCCGCCGTGCTCGCCTGCCGCTGGATCGTGTGGCCTCGCGGCACCCCCATCCGCGAAGCGCTGGAGGCAGCCTTGGCCGCCGCGGACCAGCAACTGCCAGAGAATTGCGTGGAGTCGAATTCCCTCAGCGCCAACCTCGCCCTGCTGGCCGACAGCGACATGATCGGCACCGCTTCGCACCGTGCGGCGCGGCGCTTTGAGCAGGCGGGTGCGCTGCGCATCCTGCCACTGACGCTGCACAGTGCGGGCTCGGTGGCCATGATGTGGCGGCAAGACGTGGGGCAGCCACGGGCCCTTCAAAACATGCTGAACTGCCTGCGCGAGGTGGCCGCCGCGAGCTGA
- a CDS encoding copper resistance protein B: MHAIKITIFGAAVAAAFPAWGQAMNMPGMDMPMPAASAPAPSLPETDMHGMSMPSAGASAPVDAGKAPVPSMSAPGMTMQGMGATAVPGTSPAKPDSQKGMAEMPGMGSPAPAAAVSPRSADAYSGGYTLTTGPYIPSGVKPPRLADRETFGSVLVDRLERAYGHDAGNWTAYDVQAWFGRDFNRLVLKAEGQASQGRVQDARTELLWGHAIAPYWDLQTGVRHDNGGGPDRNWLAFGVQGIAPYWFDIEATAYVGDQGRSALRLASSYELLLTQRWVLQPRAEVNVYGKDDPERSLGSGLSDATAGLRLRYEFSRQFAPYIGVEWSGRFGRTADFARAAGERKSTTDVVVGLHFWF, encoded by the coding sequence ATGCACGCAATCAAGATCACGATTTTCGGCGCGGCCGTCGCTGCTGCGTTCCCGGCTTGGGGACAGGCGATGAACATGCCGGGCATGGACATGCCAATGCCCGCGGCTTCGGCGCCGGCACCCTCGCTGCCAGAGACGGATATGCATGGCATGAGCATGCCGTCGGCCGGAGCATCCGCGCCAGTTGACGCAGGCAAGGCTCCCGTGCCATCGATGTCGGCGCCTGGCATGACGATGCAGGGAATGGGGGCGACGGCGGTGCCGGGGACGAGTCCCGCGAAGCCGGACTCGCAAAAGGGCATGGCGGAGATGCCGGGCATGGGGTCGCCCGCGCCCGCGGCCGCCGTCAGCCCGCGCAGCGCTGATGCCTATTCTGGCGGCTACACGCTCACCACCGGCCCGTATATCCCGTCCGGGGTCAAACCCCCGCGCCTGGCGGACCGGGAGACCTTCGGCTCGGTGCTCGTGGACCGCCTGGAGCGGGCTTACGGCCACGACGCCGGCAACTGGACGGCGTACGACGTGCAGGCCTGGTTCGGGCGCGATTTCAATCGTCTGGTGCTCAAGGCCGAGGGGCAGGCCTCCCAGGGTCGTGTGCAGGACGCGCGCACCGAACTCTTGTGGGGTCACGCCATCGCACCTTACTGGGACCTGCAGACCGGCGTACGCCACGACAACGGCGGTGGCCCCGACCGCAACTGGCTAGCCTTCGGCGTGCAGGGGATTGCCCCCTATTGGTTCGACATCGAGGCCACCGCCTATGTCGGCGATCAGGGCCGCAGCGCCTTGCGCCTGGCTTCCAGTTATGAGCTGCTGCTCACCCAGCGCTGGGTGCTGCAGCCCCGGGCAGAGGTGAACGTGTACGGAAAGGACGATCCCGAGCGGAGCCTTGGCAGCGGGCTTTCCGACGCCACCGCGGGGCTGCGCCTGCGCTACGAATTTTCGCGCCAGTTCGCACCCTACATCGGGGTGGAGTGGAGCGGCCGCTTCGGCCGCACCGCCGACTTCGCACGGGCAGCGGGCGAGCGCAAAAGCACGACCGACGTCGTCGTCGGCCTGCATTTTTGGTTCTGA